A section of the Campylobacter porcelli genome encodes:
- a CDS encoding adenylosuccinate synthase gives MTKADLIVGIQWGDEGKGKIVDMLSQNYDLVCRSGGGHNAGHTIWVDGVKYALHLVPSGILHPNIINIIGNGVVVNPEVLIKEMSQFENLKGRFYISDRAHLNLSHHSLIDQAKERLKGDKAIGTTGKGIGPAYADKISRTGHRVGELLNPKQLSENLISDFEANRAYLDALGVNIPSKDEIYKELEIFKNSLSPYIADTTQILWKAIDENKKILLEGAQGTLLDIDHGTYPYVTSSNTISAGACTGLGLSPKSIGNVIGILKAYTTRVGNGAFPTEDHGKDGDIMCEVGKEYGTTTGRKRRCGWLDAVAVRYASKLNGVDSYALMKLDVLDGFKSVKICKAYEYRGEIIDYVPVNLDEVTPIYEELEGWDSISGIKNYDDLPQNAKRYIQRIEELTGVRVSIISTSPERSDTILR, from the coding sequence GCGGACACAACGCTGGACACACTATATGGGTAGATGGGGTTAAATACGCTTTGCATCTAGTTCCAAGCGGAATTTTGCACCCTAATATAATAAATATTATAGGCAATGGCGTGGTGGTAAATCCTGAAGTGCTTATAAAAGAGATGTCGCAGTTTGAAAATTTAAAAGGGAGATTTTATATCAGCGATAGGGCACACTTAAATTTATCGCATCACTCCTTAATAGACCAAGCCAAAGAGAGATTAAAAGGGGATAAAGCCATAGGCACCACTGGCAAAGGCATTGGCCCAGCATATGCTGATAAGATTAGTCGCACGGGGCATAGGGTTGGCGAATTGCTTAATCCTAAGCAACTTAGCGAAAATTTAATAAGCGATTTTGAGGCCAATAGGGCTTATTTAGACGCTCTTGGGGTGAATATACCTAGCAAAGATGAGATATACAAAGAGCTTGAAATATTTAAAAATTCTCTATCGCCATACATTGCTGATACTACTCAAATTCTATGGAAAGCTATAGATGAGAATAAGAAAATTCTTTTAGAAGGGGCTCAAGGCACACTTTTAGATATTGACCATGGCACATATCCATATGTTACTAGCTCAAATACAATCTCAGCTGGTGCTTGTACGGGTCTTGGCTTAAGCCCAAAAAGTATAGGAAATGTAATAGGAATTTTAAAAGCCTACACAACAAGGGTTGGCAATGGTGCATTCCCTACTGAAGATCACGGCAAAGATGGGGATATAATGTGCGAAGTAGGCAAGGAGTATGGCACCACTACTGGTAGAAAAAGACGCTGTGGATGGCTAGATGCAGTAGCCGTAAGATATGCTTCAAAGCTAAATGGAGTAGATAGCTATGCGTTGATGAAATTAGATGTTTTAGATGGATTTAAGAGTGTTAAAATTTGCAAAGCTTATGAGTATAGAGGCGAGATTATAGATTATGTGCCAGTAAATTTAGATGAGGTAACTCCTATTTATGAAGAGCTTGAAGGTTGGGATAGCATTAGTGGGATTAAAAATTATGATGATCTTCCGCAAAATGCTAAGCGATATATACAAAGGATAGAGGAGCTAACAGGAGTTAGAGTTAGCATTATCTCTACTAGCCCAGAAAGGAGCGATACAATACTAAGATGA
- a CDS encoding flagellar FliJ family protein, with amino-acid sequence MNNKFSQIVKVREEELNKIEMSLAKSKAMFRELSRSMDAINTEINMSKFPKSGSSSKIKSTIEQQKLLRSQKDKIKEKMLLMQKEIMHFESKYKKAYIELEKVKYMEREEIQKELKNLKKKESKELDELGTMRYSFLK; translated from the coding sequence ATGAATAATAAATTTTCGCAAATTGTAAAGGTTAGAGAAGAGGAGCTAAATAAGATTGAGATGAGCCTAGCTAAATCTAAGGCGATGTTTCGTGAGCTTAGTCGCTCTATGGATGCTATAAATACTGAGATAAATATGAGTAAATTTCCAAAAAGCGGCTCATCATCTAAAATTAAATCCACAATCGAACAACAAAAGCTCTTAAGAAGTCAAAAAGATAAGATAAAAGAGAAAATGCTACTTATGCAAAAGGAGATTATGCACTTTGAATCTAAGTATAAAAAAGCATATATAGAGCTAGAAAAAGTCAAATATATGGAAAGAGAAGAAATACAAAAAGAGCTAAAAAACCTTAAGAAAAAAGAGAGCAAAGAGCTTGATGAGCTAGGCACTATGAGATACTCATTTTTGAAATAA
- a CDS encoding MotE family protein has translation MKFIYFILILNTFLYANSDEILADREANIAKNLELIDSSRQELEAYRAATTTLFNQREAQILAKEQDLNKTLEIIAQKEENIKRMLEKNEKILSELKSITSDKVLEIYAKMKDAPAATIISQLPRDEAAKVLHSLEAKKISAIFAKMDPQIAAELTQILKNDELFKESNSTK, from the coding sequence TTGAAATTTATATATTTTATACTTATTTTAAACACATTTTTATATGCTAATAGCGATGAGATTTTAGCTGATAGAGAGGCTAATATCGCTAAGAATTTAGAACTCATAGATAGCTCACGCCAGGAGCTAGAGGCTTATAGGGCGGCTACTACTACTTTATTTAATCAGCGTGAAGCTCAAATTTTAGCCAAAGAGCAAGATTTAAATAAAACCTTAGAGATAATAGCTCAAAAAGAAGAGAATATTAAAAGAATGCTTGAGAAAAATGAAAAAATTTTATCTGAGTTAAAAAGCATTACAAGCGATAAGGTTTTAGAGATATATGCTAAGATGAAAGACGCTCCAGCAGCTACGATAATTTCGCAACTTCCAAGAGATGAGGCGGCTAAGGTTTTACACTCACTTGAAGCTAAGAAAATATCTGCAATTTTTGCTAAAATGGATCCGCAAATCGCAGCTGAACTTACCCAAATTTTAAAAAATGATGAGCTTTTTAAAGAGTCAAATTCAACTAAATAA
- a CDS encoding DUF507 family protein, translated as MRIKLPHAPYIARKIAIDLLNSGFIKFKSGTEPIAAVAKDILCVDINKERALEERVKELLDQNENEIDFMQVDRKSMFWLIKKKLAKDFGVMLAYDDRYSSLSHEILQKLWKDDLIDYEVSENRVKNLIYNAIESYLKQYEAIEDSVIDRLENYKKKVVPGTDEYDLIFEKLYEEELRKRGMI; from the coding sequence ATGCGTATTAAACTCCCACATGCTCCATATATAGCAAGAAAAATTGCAATTGATCTATTAAATTCTGGTTTTATTAAATTTAAGAGCGGAACTGAGCCTATAGCGGCTGTGGCTAAAGATATTCTTTGTGTTGATATAAATAAAGAAAGAGCGTTAGAAGAGCGTGTAAAAGAGCTTTTGGATCAAAATGAAAATGAGATTGATTTTATGCAAGTTGATCGCAAGAGTATGTTTTGGCTCATTAAGAAAAAATTAGCCAAAGATTTTGGCGTAATGCTTGCTTATGATGATCGTTATAGTAGCTTATCACATGAGATTTTACAAAAATTATGGAAAGATGATTTAATAGATTATGAAGTTTCAGAAAATAGGGTAAAAAATTTAATTTATAACGCCATAGAAAGCTATCTAAAGCAGTATGAGGCTATCGAAGATAGTGTAATTGACCGCTTAGAAAACTATAAAAAGAAAGTGGTCCCAGGCACAGATGAGTATGATTTGATATTTGAGAAATTATACGAAGAAGAGCTACGCAAAAGAGGAATGATATAA
- the carA gene encoding glutamine-hydrolyzing carbamoyl-phosphate synthase small subunit: MKSYIYLENGIYLEAKAFGKGGSAFGELVFNTSLTGYEEIITDPSYAGQFIIFTMPEIGIVGINDDDKESSKIHASGVFMRNFNANPSNFRSQESIEKFFYDQGKFGIYDIDTRYLTKMLRDGGNLRAYVSTQISDKNELKKALESSARIDEINYVSVVSTKEPYTHLFTRWEHKNQSYGSVKSIGKRVAVIDYGVKRNILNELCSVGLELEVYPHDVRAEILIDKFNKGQIHGVFLSNGPGEPRMLVDEIAQIKKLIAANIPMFGICLGHQLLSNAYGYETYKLKFGQHGANHPVQNLDTKSIEITAQNHNYNVPESICEVATITHRNLFDNTIEGVCYNGGKVFSVQHHPEASSGPNESKYIFNKFVEIL, translated from the coding sequence ATGAAGTCTTATATATATTTAGAAAATGGTATCTATTTAGAGGCTAAGGCTTTTGGTAAGGGCGGAAGTGCCTTTGGGGAGCTTGTGTTTAATACGTCTTTGACTGGATATGAAGAGATCATCACAGACCCAAGCTACGCTGGGCAATTTATCATATTTACTATGCCAGAAATTGGGATTGTAGGGATAAATGATGATGACAAAGAGAGCAGTAAAATTCACGCAAGTGGTGTATTTATGCGTAATTTTAATGCCAATCCAAGTAATTTTAGATCCCAAGAGAGCATTGAGAAGTTTTTTTACGATCAAGGCAAATTTGGAATATATGATATAGATACTAGATATTTAACCAAAATGCTAAGAGATGGTGGAAATTTAAGAGCATATGTATCAACTCAAATTAGCGATAAAAATGAGCTAAAAAAAGCTTTAGAAAGTAGCGCTAGAATCGATGAAATAAACTATGTAAGCGTTGTTAGCACCAAAGAGCCATATACTCATCTTTTCACAAGATGGGAGCATAAAAATCAATCTTATGGTAGTGTCAAATCCATTGGCAAAAGGGTTGCGGTGATTGATTATGGGGTAAAAAGAAATATATTAAATGAGCTTTGTAGCGTTGGTCTTGAGCTTGAGGTTTATCCGCATGATGTAAGGGCTGAGATTTTGATAGATAAATTTAATAAAGGTCAAATCCATGGAGTATTTTTAAGCAATGGTCCAGGCGAGCCTAGAATGCTAGTAGATGAGATAGCACAAATCAAAAAGCTAATTGCGGCAAATATCCCTATGTTTGGTATATGTCTTGGTCATCAGCTGCTATCTAATGCCTATGGTTATGAGACTTATAAGCTTAAATTTGGACAACATGGAGCAAATCACCCAGTTCAAAATTTAGATACAAAAAGCATAGAGATCACAGCGCAAAATCATAATTATAATGTCCCAGAGAGCATTTGTGAAGTAGCTACAATTACTCATAGAAATCTTTTTGATAATACAATCGAAGGCGTGTGCTATAATGGTGGCAAGGTCTTTTCAGTTCAGCATCATCCAGAGGCAAGTAGTGGGCCAAATGAGAGTAAGTATATATTTAATAAATTTGTAGAAATCTTATAA
- a CDS encoding sulfite exporter TauE/SafE family protein, with amino-acid sequence MELTTILTTIALGIGFSLSHCIGMCGGFVAACNLKLSKTDRITHFILSLGYHLSRVLAYVILGILFGLFGSAVIFSGFSKGLFIFFAGVILIILSFAIFKRGRLLSCIENQKIISFIMSLLSKFRQKNSTISLLILGFLNGLLPCGVVYYFLAISFGSGSIIEGAAIMAIFGLSTIPVMMGFGGILSAIGAKFKNYINLVSFFIMLGYGIYLLYLGFMVLK; translated from the coding sequence ATGGAGCTAACTACAATTCTTACCACCATTGCCCTTGGGATAGGCTTTAGCCTCTCTCATTGCATTGGTATGTGTGGTGGATTTGTAGCAGCTTGTAATCTTAAGCTTAGCAAAACAGATAGAATAACCCATTTTATCTTATCTCTTGGTTATCATTTAAGTAGAGTTTTGGCCTATGTGATTTTAGGTATTTTGTTTGGTCTTTTTGGCTCGGCAGTTATCTTTAGCGGCTTTAGCAAGGGATTATTTATCTTTTTTGCTGGAGTTATCTTAATAATTTTATCTTTTGCCATTTTTAAAAGAGGTAGGCTCCTTTCTTGTATTGAAAATCAAAAAATAATCTCGTTTATAATGTCGCTACTTAGTAAATTCAGACAAAAAAATAGCACTATATCGCTTCTAATCTTGGGTTTTTTAAATGGGCTTTTGCCTTGTGGGGTTGTATATTATTTTCTAGCTATCTCATTTGGAAGTGGATCGATAATAGAAGGGGCGGCGATTATGGCTATTTTTGGTCTTAGTACTATTCCAGTTATGATGGGGTTTGGCGGTATTTTGTCAGCCATTGGTGCTAAATTTAAAAATTATATAAATTTAGTCTCATTTTTTATTATGCTTGGATATGGAATTTACCTTTTATATTTAGGATTTATGGTATTAAAATGA
- a CDS encoding response regulator transcription factor, with the protein MNEILKSLTILFVEDDNDVKSWVSKSIDGVFKNLILAKNGDEGLKKFKKYNPDIVITDIVMPIIDGLEMTKQIKSISRSTPVIVLSAFSDQDRLLGAIDAGVNKYLIKPVEMQELLEIIYKFAKDMGFIAQVDFGNGVKFDKAKRALINSDGVEISLTKKEIAFLMLLTQRMDTLVLHEDIKQRVWTGQKVSEAAIRTFVKRIRDKIGANLIKNISGLGYKITTNDEK; encoded by the coding sequence GTGAATGAGATTTTAAAGTCTTTGACTATTTTGTTTGTAGAAGATGATAATGATGTAAAAAGCTGGGTATCTAAGTCTATAGATGGCGTTTTTAAAAATTTGATTTTGGCTAAAAATGGAGATGAAGGGCTAAAGAAATTTAAAAAATACAATCCCGATATAGTAATTACCGATATTGTAATGCCTATTATAGATGGACTAGAGATGACTAAGCAGATTAAGAGTATATCTAGATCCACTCCGGTAATTGTGCTTAGTGCCTTTAGCGATCAAGATAGATTGCTAGGTGCGATCGATGCAGGGGTTAATAAATATTTAATAAAGCCAGTTGAAATGCAGGAGCTTTTGGAGATTATATATAAATTTGCTAAGGATATGGGATTTATAGCTCAAGTTGATTTTGGTAATGGAGTTAAATTTGATAAAGCCAAAAGAGCTCTTATAAATAGCGATGGAGTAGAGATATCTTTGACTAAAAAGGAGATAGCATTTTTGATGCTTTTAACTCAAAGAATGGATACTTTGGTTTTGCATGAAGATATTAAGCAAAGAGTTTGGACAGGTCAGAAGGTAAGTGAAGCGGCAATTAGAACATTTGTAAAGCGAATTAGGGATAAAATTGGAGCAAATTTAATCAAAAATATCTCTGGTCTTGGCTATAAAATCACAACAAATGATGAAAAATGA
- the ccoN gene encoding cytochrome-c oxidase, cbb3-type subunit I encodes MQPSNALNYDYTVAKYFMFTTIIFGIVGMGIGTLIAFQLAYPDLNYLAGEYGTFSRLRPLHTNGVIYGFMLSGIFATWYYIGQRVLKVSMSESKFLMFIGKLHFWLYVLVIALAVITLFAGVSTSKEYAELEWPIDIIVVVVWVLWGVSIFGLIGIRREKTLYISLWYYIATFLGVAMLYLFNNMEVPTRLVTGMGSWIHSVSMYAGTNDALVQWWFGHNAVAFVFTVAIIAQIYYFLPKESGQPIFSYKLSLFSFWGLMFVYLWAGGHHLIYSTVPDWMQTMGSIFSIVLILPSWGSAINILLTMKGEWGQLRENPLIKFMVLASTFYMFSTLEGPILSIKSVNALAHFTDWIPGHVHDGTLGWVGFMTMAALYHMTPRIFKRELYSKSLMEAQFWIQTTGIVLYFASMWIAGITQGMMWRATDEYGNLAYSFIDTVTVLIPYYWIRAIGGLLYLIGFFMFAYNIMKSISSSKPIDREPVSASPMAA; translated from the coding sequence ATGCAGCCAAGTAATGCATTGAACTACGACTATACAGTCGCTAAGTACTTCATGTTTACCACTATTATTTTTGGTATAGTTGGTATGGGTATTGGTACTTTGATAGCCTTTCAGCTAGCATACCCAGATCTTAACTATCTAGCTGGTGAATATGGAACATTTAGTCGTCTTAGACCGCTTCATACAAATGGCGTTATCTATGGATTTATGTTATCAGGTATCTTTGCTACCTGGTATTATATCGGACAAAGAGTGCTTAAGGTCTCTATGAGCGAATCTAAATTTTTAATGTTTATAGGCAAGTTGCACTTTTGGCTATATGTGCTAGTTATAGCTTTAGCAGTTATTACTCTTTTTGCTGGTGTTTCTACATCTAAGGAGTATGCAGAGCTTGAGTGGCCTATTGATATTATAGTTGTTGTTGTGTGGGTTTTATGGGGAGTTTCTATATTTGGACTTATCGGAATTCGCCGTGAAAAAACACTTTATATCTCACTTTGGTATTATATCGCTACATTCCTTGGCGTGGCTATGCTATATCTATTTAATAATATGGAAGTTCCTACTCGTTTAGTTACAGGTATGGGTAGCTGGATTCACTCTGTATCTATGTATGCTGGCACAAATGACGCATTAGTTCAATGGTGGTTTGGTCATAATGCAGTTGCGTTTGTATTTACAGTAGCTATTATCGCACAAATTTACTATTTCTTACCAAAAGAGAGCGGTCAGCCAATATTTAGCTACAAGCTATCATTATTCTCATTTTGGGGTCTTATGTTTGTCTATCTTTGGGCTGGTGGTCACCACCTTATCTACTCTACGGTGCCAGATTGGATGCAGACTATGGGATCTATATTCTCTATAGTTCTTATTTTGCCTAGTTGGGGTTCAGCTATAAATATACTTTTAACAATGAAGGGTGAATGGGGACAACTAAGAGAAAATCCACTAATCAAATTTATGGTTTTAGCCTCTACATTCTATATGTTCTCTACTCTTGAAGGACCGATTCTTTCAATAAAATCAGTAAATGCACTAGCTCACTTCACTGATTGGATCCCAGGGCATGTCCATGATGGGACTCTTGGCTGGGTTGGATTTATGACTATGGCTGCACTATACCATATGACTCCACGCATATTTAAAAGAGAACTTTATAGCAAATCTTTGATGGAAGCACAATTTTGGATCCAAACAACAGGTATAGTTTTATACTTTGCTTCTATGTGGATAGCTGGAATTACTCAAGGTATGATGTGGAGAGCTACTGATGAGTATGGTAACCTTGCTTACTCATTTATAGATACTGTTACTGTTTTAATTCCATATTATTGGATTAGGGCTATAGGCGGTCTATTGTATTTAATCGGATTTTTCATGTTTGCTTACAATATTATGAAATCTATCTCATCAAGTAAGCCTATAGATCGTGAGCCAGTTAGTGCTTCACCGATGGCTGCGTAA
- the ccoO gene encoding cytochrome-c oxidase, cbb3-type subunit II has protein sequence MFSWLEKNPFFFAVFVFIFIAYAGIVEILPDFADRARPVEHKKPYTVLQLAGRNVYIADSCNACHSQLIRPFKSETDRYGMYSVSGEFAYDRPFLWGSKRTGPDLARIGNYRSVDWHENHMKDPVSVVPGSIMPAYKHMFNKNADIETAYAEALTVKKVFNVPYDIEGMPKLGSWEEAQAQVKAEAEAIISQMKDQDVKDAFARGEIRQIVALIAYLNSLK, from the coding sequence ATGTTTAGTTGGTTAGAGAAAAATCCATTCTTTTTTGCGGTATTTGTGTTTATCTTTATAGCTTATGCTGGTATTGTGGAAATTTTGCCAGATTTTGCTGATCGTGCTAGACCTGTAGAGCATAAAAAGCCATATACAGTCTTACAATTAGCTGGTCGTAATGTATATATAGCTGATAGCTGTAATGCATGCCACTCTCAATTAATTCGCCCATTTAAGTCTGAAACTGATAGATATGGTATGTATTCAGTAAGTGGTGAATTTGCCTATGATAGACCATTTTTATGGGGATCAAAGAGAACTGGACCAGATTTAGCTAGAATTGGTAATTATAGAAGTGTTGATTGGCATGAAAATCATATGAAAGACCCAGTAAGTGTCGTTCCAGGCTCTATAATGCCTGCGTATAAACATATGTTTAATAAAAATGCTGATATAGAAACAGCCTATGCTGAAGCTTTAACGGTTAAAAAGGTATTTAATGTCCCTTATGATATTGAGGGTATGCCAAAACTAGGTAGCTGGGAGGAGGCTCAAGCGCAGGTAAAAGCAGAAGCGGAGGCTATTATAAGCCAAATGAAAGATCAAGATGTGAAAGATGCGTTTGCTAGAGGCGAAATTCGTCAGATTGTCGCATTGATTGCATATCTAAATAGCTTAAAATAG
- a CDS encoding cytochrome c oxidase, cbb3-type, CcoQ subunit → MSIETMRELQAYGFYIMLVAMVVILYSYWFHLKRSEKVGRKDYEKYSNLALNDNLQDDVLESLSSSDKDDNRSVKK, encoded by the coding sequence ATGAGTATAGAGACTATGAGAGAACTTCAAGCTTATGGCTTTTATATAATGTTAGTAGCTATGGTGGTTATACTATATAGCTACTGGTTTCATTTAAAAAGGTCAGAAAAAGTAGGCAGAAAAGATTATGAAAAATACTCAAATTTAGCCTTAAATGATAATTTACAAGATGATGTTCTTGAGAGTCTCTCATCTTCAGACAAAGATGATAATAGGAGCGTTAAAAAATGA
- a CDS encoding cbb3-type cytochrome c oxidase N-terminal domain-containing protein, whose amino-acid sequence MKWFNLEDNVNSLSILGAIAIILLTLIVVGRLFKLMKVKKEGGELSEHNWDGIGEYKNPIPVGWAVVFVLTIAWAIWYFLFGYPLNSYSQIGEYNEEVKRYNANFQAKFHNATKDELKAIGEQVFLVQCAACHGITGDGINGKAANLIEWGSEKGIYDAIIKGSKGLGYPLGDMPNAVDNGIDETTAKAIAAFTAKEITAIKSTINEDLVEIGRAAWATCAACHGEDGKGMDGMAPDLSTYGSSDFVVEVLKRGKSGDIGHMPKFTDTGLINPTQEKAVGEYIISLSKGE is encoded by the coding sequence ATGAAATGGTTTAATCTAGAAGACAATGTAAATTCGCTTTCTATTCTTGGTGCTATAGCTATTATCTTATTGACCTTGATTGTCGTAGGTAGGCTATTTAAACTAATGAAAGTGAAAAAAGAAGGTGGCGAATTAAGTGAGCATAACTGGGATGGAATAGGCGAGTATAAAAACCCAATACCGGTTGGTTGGGCTGTGGTGTTTGTTTTGACTATAGCTTGGGCTATATGGTATTTCTTATTTGGTTATCCTTTAAATTCATATTCTCAAATTGGAGAATACAATGAAGAGGTAAAAAGATATAATGCAAACTTCCAAGCGAAATTTCACAATGCTACTAAAGATGAGTTAAAAGCTATTGGTGAGCAAGTATTTTTAGTCCAATGTGCGGCTTGCCATGGTATAACAGGCGATGGGATAAATGGCAAAGCGGCTAATTTAATAGAGTGGGGTAGCGAAAAAGGCATTTATGATGCTATTATCAAAGGCTCAAAAGGTCTAGGCTATCCACTAGGAGATATGCCAAATGCTGTTGATAATGGCATTGATGAGACTACTGCTAAGGCAATAGCTGCATTTACCGCTAAGGAGATAACGGCTATTAAATCTACTATAAATGAGGATTTAGTAGAGATTGGTCGTGCGGCATGGGCTACTTGTGCGGCTTGTCATGGAGAAGATGGTAAGGGTATGGATGGTATGGCTCCAGATCTTAGCACATATGGTTCAAGCGATTTTGTAGTAGAAGTTTTAAAACGCGGTAAGAGTGGTGATATCGGTCATATGCCTAAATTTACAGATACAGGACTTATTAATCCTACTCAAGAAAAAGCCGTTGGCGAATATATAATCTCGCTTTCAAAAGGAGAATAG
- a CDS encoding DUF4006 family protein, giving the protein MENMNRSVFGLGGVSGMLIATVLLLSILVVLTYLGIVAQQDVMQKPYKLVDPSSVEMRSSVQKAAEVMVIKE; this is encoded by the coding sequence ATGGAAAATATGAATAGATCTGTATTTGGTCTTGGCGGTGTTAGCGGTATGCTGATTGCTACTGTTCTTTTACTATCTATATTAGTTGTGCTTACATATCTTGGTATAGTAGCTCAGCAAGATGTAATGCAAAAACCATATAAATTAGTAGATCCATCATCTGTTGAGATGAGAAGTAGTGTTCAAAAAGCTGCTGAAGTTATGGTAATTAAGGAGTAA
- a CDS encoding TPM domain-containing protein, with protein MFNIFKSGFIAALFGLGAYGVVVDNANIISDAVEVKLNLIGEELKSKTGVSLDLLTISDLNGSTLKDAASGHISTLKPPYVVLAIFPKDFSSKAGKLDIFASSDALGLFDKEAVLSPFPQTGSIIPLLTQNKGKDIYNSSMLNGYADIADQIAYSKNISLETSIGSQNRDTINIFRYLIYGTIIFVIIFLTIRKFKKANNANS; from the coding sequence TTGTTTAATATTTTTAAGAGTGGCTTTATAGCTGCTCTTTTTGGTCTAGGTGCTTATGGCGTGGTTGTAGATAATGCTAATATTATAAGCGATGCGGTGGAGGTAAAATTAAATTTAATCGGCGAAGAGTTAAAGAGTAAAACTGGCGTTAGCTTGGATTTGCTTACTATATCTGATTTAAATGGTTCTACGCTAAAAGATGCCGCATCTGGGCATATATCAACTTTAAAGCCACCTTATGTAGTTTTAGCTATATTTCCTAAAGACTTTTCTAGCAAGGCTGGTAAGCTTGATATTTTTGCTTCAAGTGATGCTTTGGGGCTTTTTGACAAAGAAGCCGTATTAAGCCCATTTCCACAAACTGGCTCCATAATCCCACTGCTGACACAAAATAAGGGTAAGGATATTTATAATTCCTCTATGTTAAATGGCTATGCTGATATAGCCGACCAAATAGCATATAGCAAAAATATAAGCTTAGAAACTTCAATAGGCTCACAAAATAGAGACACTATAAATATCTTTAGATACTTAATATATGGGACAATTATTTTTGTGATTATTTTCTTAACTATTCGTAAATTTAAAAAGGCTAATAATGCAAACTCGTAA